The Pirellulimonas nuda genome includes a region encoding these proteins:
- a CDS encoding IS630 family transposase, whose product MRIKDHLPIEELRRLARAEKDIGRFQRLRIVLLGLEGWTAPAIATAVGLSRRICQRWAARYNAEGLAGLDDRRGREPRLPIDAEQEAAFRQRIEAGPVEGDEVCTLRGKDFQRILAAEFNLLRSLPSVYGLLHRLGYSCLRPRPRHRKADPAQVEAFKQAWPERLDKIAAEHPGKRLRVYFQDESRFGQQGTNTNVWAEKGSRPTAVRQTEYEYLWVIGAVCPETGNAEGLLSPQLNTQIVNSFLELFAKTIPEGEHAVMIWDGAGFHTSSALRVPENVTLVKLPPYSPELNPIENLWHYLKSHFWSNRAYADYDALEAAAMAAWRVAVLDQDLVRSVCAAPYLDRATSK is encoded by the coding sequence ATGCGGATCAAGGACCATCTCCCGATTGAGGAGCTGCGGCGCCTAGCGCGGGCAGAGAAGGACATCGGCCGGTTCCAGCGGCTGCGGATCGTGCTGCTTGGTTTGGAGGGCTGGACCGCCCCGGCGATCGCCACGGCGGTGGGGCTGTCGCGTCGCATCTGCCAGCGGTGGGCCGCCCGCTACAACGCCGAGGGCCTGGCGGGCCTCGACGATCGGCGGGGGCGCGAGCCGCGGCTGCCGATCGACGCCGAGCAAGAGGCCGCGTTCCGCCAGCGGATTGAAGCCGGGCCGGTCGAAGGGGACGAGGTCTGCACGCTGCGCGGCAAGGACTTTCAGCGGATCTTGGCGGCAGAGTTCAACCTGCTCCGGTCGCTGCCGTCGGTCTATGGGCTGCTGCACCGCTTGGGGTACAGCTGCCTGCGTCCTCGGCCGCGGCATCGCAAGGCAGATCCGGCGCAGGTCGAAGCGTTCAAGCAAGCGTGGCCTGAGCGCCTCGACAAGATCGCCGCGGAGCACCCGGGCAAGCGGCTGCGGGTCTACTTCCAGGACGAGTCGCGGTTCGGCCAGCAGGGGACCAACACCAACGTCTGGGCCGAGAAGGGCTCACGGCCAACGGCGGTGCGTCAGACCGAGTACGAGTACCTGTGGGTCATCGGCGCCGTGTGCCCCGAGACTGGGAACGCCGAGGGGCTCCTCAGCCCGCAGTTGAACACGCAGATCGTCAACTCATTCTTGGAGCTGTTCGCCAAGACCATCCCCGAGGGAGAGCACGCCGTGATGATCTGGGACGGCGCAGGCTTCCACACCAGCAGCGCGCTGCGTGTGCCGGAGAACGTGACGCTGGTGAAGCTGCCCCCCTACAGCCCCGAGCTCAACCCGATCGAGAACCTCTGGCACTACCTCAAGAGCCACTTCTGGAGCAACCGCGCCTACGCCGACTACGACGCCCTCGAAGCGGCCGCCATGGCCGCATGGCGCGTCGCCGTCCTCGACCAGGACCTCGTCCGTTCGGTCTGCGCAGCTCCCTACCTCGATCGCGCTACTTCAAAATAG